A segment of the Leptolyngbya sp. NIES-3755 genome:
GGATGCGGAGACGTTGACTCCGGAAGATTTGCCCGAAACGCAGTTCGATTTTATTGTGCTTTCTGGGGTGTTGGGGCACTTAAGTGATGTGCAACAAGTTTTGGCAAATTTGCAGCCATTTTGCCATTCTCGAACGCGGCTAATTTTGACGTTTCACAATTTTTTGTGGCAGCCGCTTCTTCATTTCGCTGAGAAAATTGGGCAGCGTCGTCCTCAACCGCCTCAAAGTTGGTTATCGATGGATGACTTGCTGAATTTGCTACAGATTACGGGGTACTTGCCGCTTCGATCGAGTCGTCGTTTTCTGTGCCCGAAACGAATTCCCCTGATTGCGCCGTTCTTCAATCGAGTACTGGCGCATTTGCCGATCGTGAATCATTTTTGCTTGACAAATTGCATTGTTGCAAAACCTCAGAGATTGCCCTCACCCCCAGCCCCTCTCCCTGAGGGAGAGGGGGGTCAGATCTCCGGTTCCCTCTCCCTCAGGGAGAGGGCTAGGGTGAGGGCAGCAACCGACTTAAACGAAGCTCCAGAATATTCCTGTTCAGTGATCATTCCGGCTCGAAATGAAGCGGGAAATATTCGAGGCGCGATCGAGCGTTTACCCCAACTCGGAAGTCACACTGAAGTCATTTTTGTCGAAGGACATTCACACGACGACACTTGGAACGAGATCCAGCGCATCGTACAAGAAGGACATCCGAAATTTACGATCAAAGCCTTTCAGCAAACGGGGAAAGGAAAAGCAGACGCGGTTCGATTGGGATTTGCAGAAGCGACTGGCGATATTTTGATGATTTTGGATGCGGATTTGACCGTACAGCCGGAAGATCTGCCGCATTTCTATGAAGTGATATCGAGCGATCGAGGCGAATTCGTCAACGGATCGCGACTGGTTTATCCGCGATCGGGAAAAGCGATGCCTTGGTTGAATAACTGGGCGAACAAATTCTTTAGCCTAATGTTTTCATTTTTATTAGGACAATCGATCAAAGATACGCTCTGTGGTACAAAAGTGTTGCGGCGAAGCGATTACGAAAAAATTGCAGCGGGACGAAGCTACTTCGGCGATTTCGATCCGTTTGGCGATTTTGATCTTTTATTTGGCGCAACAAAGTTAGGATTGCATCTCGTTGATGTGCCTGTGCGATATCAGCCTCGAACTTATGGCGAGTCGAATATTGCTCATGTTCGCGAAGGATTGATTCTACTAAAGATGTGTATCTATGCCTCAAGGAAGATTAAATTCTTTTAGCAATTCGGTATCGCTCACTTGCTCTGAATCCTGTATGTTAATTGAAGCTTGGATTTTGGCGGATGGAGTAATCGATTAGGTAGAAAGCTGAATGAAAAAACTTTGGAACTCGATCGAGACTTGGGCACAACTGAAAAGCCCTCGTCCAACTCGTCGTAGTACTCCGCAACATCAGGCTTCACGAACTTCTACCCCGACTCGGTTGAACATGATCGATCAAGTGTCGATCGTGCTTCCGGTGTATAACGAGCAAGCTTGTATTCGTCATACGTTTGAAGCGATTTTGCGCTACTCAGAGACGCACCCAAATTTTACGTTTATTTTC
Coding sequences within it:
- a CDS encoding methyltransferase domain family protein (similar to AA sequence:cyanobase_aa:LBDG_44340), which translates into the protein MSYSVTKSPESSYKNAFKAQVRSYFDRIALDLDAWNQRNRYYYQDLDRFHRFFIPQGSRVLEIGCGTGTLLAALDPEIGVGIDFSRSMIDLAQAKYPHLQFYCLDAETLTPEDLPETQFDFIVLSGVLGHLSDVQQVLANLQPFCHSRTRLILTFHNFLWQPLLHFAEKIGQRRPQPPQSWLSMDDLLNLLQITGYLPLRSSRRFLCPKRIPLIAPFFNRVLAHLPIVNHFCLTNCIVAKPQRLPSPPAPLPEGEGGQISGSLSLRERARVRAATDLNEAPEYSCSVIIPARNEAGNIRGAIERLPQLGSHTEVIFVEGHSHDDTWNEIQRIVQEGHPKFTIKAFQQTGKGKADAVRLGFAEATGDILMILDADLTVQPEDLPHFYEVISSDRGEFVNGSRLVYPRSGKAMPWLNNWANKFFSLMFSFLLGQSIKDTLCGTKVLRRSDYEKIAAGRSYFGDFDPFGDFDLLFGATKLGLHLVDVPVRYQPRTYGESNIAHVREGLILLKMCIYASRKIKFF